From Peromyscus maniculatus bairdii isolate BWxNUB_F1_BW_parent chromosome 8, HU_Pman_BW_mat_3.1, whole genome shotgun sequence, a single genomic window includes:
- the C8H17orf114 gene encoding uncharacterized protein C17orf114 homolog produces the protein MGLKGVWCFPWCGCRRQRGTEGGTGLERASPPDPSPAVSPAVAGGLSSPGAGAYLSRKARLSFRHQLHDVASANDSTI, from the exons ATGGGTCTGAAGGGGGTTTGGTGTTTCCCATGGTGTGGGTGCCGGAGACAGCGGGGGACTGAAGGAGGAACAG GCCTGGAGCGTGCTTCCCCACCTGATCCTAGCCCAGCTGTCAGCCCCGCTGTGGCTGGAGGACTGTCCTCTCCGGGGGCCGGGGCCTACCTAAGCCGGAAAGCTCGACTCTCCTTCCGACACCAGCTGCATGACGTGGCATCCGCCAATGACTCTACCATTTGA